DNA from Evansella sp. LMS18:
GAGAGTTCCTTCTATTCTATCTATCCGCTGGTCGATGGACCAGCAGATCTCCAGCTCCGAAAAGCCGCACACTTTTTTGCCTATGGTTTCCTTGCCGCTGTCATTTATTGTTTAGTTACCTGGGCTCCCTTTTGGCAGAGAGGCGCGGCCGCAGTGGCGAGTTCTTCCCTGATTGGGACCATTGATGAAATCCATCAGCATTTCCTGTTAAATCGAAGTGGCAGGCTGCTTGATATCTTCATTAACCTAGCAGGAAGTGTTACTGCAGTCCTTCTTATAATGGGGTTAGTGGCTTTTTTAAGTTTCATAGAAGCAAAATTCCCTGAAAATCAGGAACATTCACAGCTTTAAGGTCTCTCGCCTCAGCTTTTTGCAGAAACCTGCCTTCAAAATTTTGCAGATAATTAATATATTGGCGAAAAACTTATTTTATTGGCTAAATCGGAGGTTTTATTGGCGAAAATCAATTTTTATTGGCGAAATCCATGAGTTTATCGGCGAAACAAATAAATTACTAAACCTCCCCCCATAAAAAAACAAGCAGGCACTGTCCTCCAGTGCCTGCCCCTCAGTTCCTCTTTTATACAACTCAAGGCCTCTCTATTTTTCCAAGCGTCAATCGGCCATTCTGTTCGTTCACTGTATACAACCATGTAAAGTCTTTCACTTCGTTCGATCCGTCTGCCTGGATGATATCAATCGTTTCTTCCACCGTCACGATATGCTGATTCGGTTGAACGTGCAAGTCATAATCAACAACACGGAAGTTCACCAGCGACTGGGTAATGCCCAGGTCCTCCATTCTGTCCACCAGCGCGACCTGGTCGCTGTACAAGGAGCTGCCTGGTGTCAGGATTGGCTCCACAATGGAAAAGTTATTCTCGTTAATTGCTTGAATCAACGTGACGAGGTATGTTTCCACTGCACGGTCAATGTCTCTTTTGAGGTCTGCCTCGTTATCCGGGCTGCCACTGTCAGATGAACCTCCGGCCGAAGACCCTCCCCCTGAACCAGAACCTGAGCCCGAGCCACCCGACTCATATCTTACTTCATTATAAGAAAGACTATCGGCCCAGCGATGGATTGTTGCCGGGAGCTGTGAACTCTCCCCGGACACATTCGTATAATAATAAACCACATCATCATTCAGCACCGCGCCCCAGAGCTCTCCCTGGTCGGTGGAAATGATGATTGCTTCCATTATAGTAGCGAGTCCCCGCACATAACCCCGCACAACCTTCGCGTTCGTGTAACCGTCAAGATTATCTTCCTCTGTAATAAACTGCATCCTTTCCGCAAACCACTGATACTGGTCCCCTGTAAGCTCTGCAAAATTAGCGTTCTGCTCGGCGGAATTAAATACTCCTATATCTAAAAGATACGTGTCATTGCTGGCAGAGGACCCACCTTGTTTTTCACCGGAATACTCCCCTTCAAAAAACACGCCGATCCCGCCATAGAAGGAACATTCCTCTGTCTGGTCCACCTTAATATTGCCGCCGGAAAAATGGAACGTCAGCTGACATGTACTTTGGCTATCTTTATAGACAGCTTTCCCACCAGAATCCAGCA
Protein-coding regions in this window:
- a CDS encoding VanZ family protein is translated as MRYFNLVLLICSVAAAIILSSIIYETGGVLEASAVRSVYKGESSLLFLFQMESSFYSIYPLVDGPADLQLRKAAHFFAYGFLAAVIYCLVTWAPFWQRGAAAVASSSLIGTIDEIHQHFLLNRSGRLLDIFINLAGSVTAVLLIMGLVAFLSFIEAKFPENQEHSQL